GCGGCGGTCAGCGTGCCGGGTTTGCCCTGGGCGTCGAGGAAACCGTTGATGATCAGGGGTCCGGCGACCCCGGCCGCGGACCAGGCGGTGAGCAGCCGGCCGTGGATGGCACCGACCTGGAAGGTGCCGAAAAGGTCCCGCAGGTACGCCGGGACGGTCGCGAACCCGCCGCCGTAGAACGAGAGGATCACGCAGGCGAGCAGTACGAAGAGGGCGGTCGAGGCGTGCCCGACGGTGGCGAGCAGCGTGTACAGCACCATTCCGCCGCCCAGATAGAGCAGGTAGATGGGCTTGCGGCCGATCAGGTCGGAGGTGGACGACCAGACGAACCGGCCGGCCATGTTGAACAGTGAGAGCAGTCCGACAAAACCGCCGGCGGCGGCCACCGCGACGGTGGAGACGCCGTTCTCCCGGAAGAAGTCCTGGATCATCGGACTGGCCTGCTCGAGGATGCCGATGCCGGCGGTGACGTTGCAGAAGAGCACCACCCAGAGCAGCCAGAACGAGCGGGTCCGTACCGCGTTCGAGGCGGACACGCTCGCCCGGGTCACGAGCGGCTTGACCGCCACCGTGGCGGGGTCGAAACCGGCCGGTCGCCAGCCGGGCGCCGGCACCCGGACGTTGACCACCCCGAACATCATGATGACGAAGTAGCCGAGTCCGAGGGTCAGGAAGAGCCCGACCAGGGCGCCGCCCGAGGCGACCGAGCCGGCGTTCGCCGGGTCGTAGCCGGAGTCGTAGAACGAGAGCAGTTGCCGGGAGA
The Micromonospora pisi DNA segment above includes these coding regions:
- a CDS encoding OFA family MFS transporter, with product MPFLSALDRAHTIAPPGYSRWLIPPAALSVHLCIGQAYATSVYKNSLISHFDASQTAIGIIFSIAIVMLGLSAAVGGTWVEANGPRKAMFVSACFWASGFLVGALGIATTQLWLVYLGYGFLGGIGLGIGYISPVSTLIKWFPDRPGLATGLAIMGFGGGALLASPLSRQLLSFYDSGYDPANAGSVASGGALVGLFLTLGLGYFVIMMFGVVNVRVPAPGWRPAGFDPATVAVKPLVTRASVSASNAVRTRSFWLLWVVLFCNVTAGIGILEQASPMIQDFFRENGVSTVAVAAAGGFVGLLSLFNMAGRFVWSSTSDLIGRKPIYLLYLGGGMVLYTLLATVGHASTALFVLLACVILSFYGGGFATVPAYLRDLFGTFQVGAIHGRLLTAWSAAGVAGPLIINGFLDAQGKPGTLTAAAYRPALLTMVGVLAVGFVANLLIRPVPERFHEPLAPHVPAEPASTVAQKEPSR